Within Candidatus Eisenbacteria bacterium, the genomic segment CCCTCGGCCACGGCTGCTTCCACGGCCGCTTGCACATCGGGATCGGCGTGGCCCAGGATCATGGGGCCCCAGCTTTGGCAGTAATCGATGTAGCTTCTTCCATCTTCGTCTTCGAACCGGCTGCCCTTGGCGCTCTTGAAAAAGATAGGATCGCCGGGCACTGCTTTAAAGGCGCGGACTGGGCTGTTAACGCCGCCGGGCAAGACATCCTGAGCCCTCCGCCACCAACCGGAATTTCCCGGCGGCCTTCCCGGTGCGGTCATTGAATCCATCCCTTCTGGCAGGCTTCCCGTCCATGGTATGTGATGATCAGATCCGCGCCGGCGCGCCGCATGGCGAAGAGATTTTCCAAGACCAATGCGGCTTCATCGGCATACCCCGCCGCGACGGCCGCTTTAACCATTGAGAACTCGCCGCTGACATTATAGACAACGACCGGCACAAGGCTCTCCGCGCGGAGTTTTGCGACAATGTCGAGATAAGCCAGCGCCGGCTTGACCATGATCATGTCGGCGCCTTCATCGATATCGAGAAGCGCTTCGAGCACCGCCTCGCGGCTGTTGCGGTAATCCATCTGATACGTTTTGCGATCCCCCTGCGGAGAGCTGTCGCAAGCGTCGCGGAATGGACCGTAATAAGCGCTCGCATACTTCGCCGAGTAGGCGAGGATTGAGACATTTGTATAACCTTTGTCATCGAGAAGATTGCGAATCCCCGCGACCCGGCCATCCATCATGTCGCTCGG encodes:
- the hemB gene encoding porphobilinogen synthase; protein product: MDLLRRPRRLRKTLILRELVAETSLAPRHLVTPHFVVEGNGVSEEIPSMPGVKHVSVDSLLGEIASDVGLGLKSHLLFGIPGKKDEAGEGAADKDGIIPRALRALRERFGEEIILITDVCLCAYTTHGHCGLMKNGEVVNDESVQQLAKMALVHAEAGADIVSPSDMMDGRVAGIRNLLDDKGYTNVSILAYSAKYASAYYGPFRDACDSSPQGDRKTYQMDYRNSREAVLEALLDIDEGADMIMVKPALAYLDIVAKLRAESLVPVVVYNVSGEFSMVKAAVAAGYADEAALVLENLFAMRRAGADLIITYHGREACQKGWIQ